One window of Pseudacidobacterium ailaaui genomic DNA carries:
- a CDS encoding TonB-dependent receptor: MTEAVTRQFGQHHSVTLGVDVNRQFAQESADYPSVPILKFSNRYTGFGLADFLLGDVYQFTQGAGEIISVKGWQFGLYAQDQYQLRPNLTVNLVVRWDPNTPPASVGGRGSVFVPGQQSTRFPNAPRGMVFPGDTGITDALMPTTYGYVEPRIGFSWQPFFSKGTAVRSGFGIFTAPLRYSQYNHIADIAPFSPTFTFYANPSLGQNIPLSDPWSGTPLGTIPFPPFASLKTKPASNSTFQMPVTLGQVFAPNFRLGMIRFSTKMSPASTQTARTMALLKSC; this comes from the coding sequence TTGACCGAGGCCGTAACACGTCAGTTCGGTCAGCACCATTCCGTGACGCTCGGTGTCGATGTCAACAGGCAGTTTGCACAGGAGTCTGCTGACTATCCTAGCGTGCCCATTCTGAAGTTCTCGAATAGATATACCGGCTTCGGCCTCGCCGACTTTCTGCTTGGAGATGTCTATCAATTCACACAGGGCGCCGGCGAGATCATCAGCGTCAAAGGCTGGCAGTTCGGTCTCTATGCGCAGGACCAATATCAGTTGAGGCCAAATCTCACTGTGAATCTTGTCGTGCGGTGGGATCCGAATACCCCTCCTGCTTCCGTGGGAGGTCGCGGGTCGGTCTTTGTCCCAGGGCAGCAGAGCACGCGGTTCCCCAACGCACCGCGTGGTATGGTCTTCCCGGGCGATACGGGGATTACCGACGCTCTTATGCCAACTACGTATGGCTACGTCGAGCCAAGAATCGGATTCAGCTGGCAGCCTTTCTTCAGCAAGGGGACAGCGGTCCGCAGCGGCTTCGGCATCTTCACGGCTCCGCTGCGCTACTCGCAGTACAATCACATCGCAGATATTGCCCCCTTCAGCCCAACCTTTACGTTTTACGCGAACCCTTCCCTCGGTCAGAACATTCCACTGAGCGATCCATGGTCAGGGACACCGCTCGGAACCATCCCTTTCCCGCCTTTCGCATCTCTCAAGACGAAACCAGCGTCGAACTCCACGTTTCAGATGCCGGTAACTCTAGGACAGGTCTTTGCGCCGAACTTTCGGCTCGGCATGATCCGCTTCAGTACGAAGATGTCGCCTGCTTCTACGCAAACAGCCCGCACTATGGCGTTGTTGAAAAGCTGCTAA
- a CDS encoding carboxypeptidase-like regulatory domain-containing protein — MLRTLMGAFASILIFTSVSSAQVTNATLTGTVADTTGAAVPGAHFHVENSATNASQDTVTNASGVYNVGRLLPGPYTVTVDANGFKRKIQTEITLTVGQNATVDIALEVGSTNETVTVTGGAALVNTTNSEISQVIGENSVKELPLNGRNPANLVFLTPGISNVMFSTASKLQGGQSLPDETGASAGGGRQGSTYYLLDGAPNMNTYLLLAAPFPNSDATQEFKVISNNFDARYGFAPNAVVSVQTKSGTNQIHGDLFEFIRNNNLNAANYFSHAVDSLKRNQFGGDVGGPILKDKLFFFVNYQGTRESTNAARNTTYTPTQAMLNGDFSAVPTTLKAPFATVNGKPNQVNPALFNSAAVTIATTALPLGQTPATGLTNYAGPAQHDSYNEGTARIDYTINDNQHLFVRSFTQYYNQKGGSVNGNILAWLQAIPGKYFNEAIGHTWAINAKTLNNITLDRRTCECGWHSQRQLRRCLLLVESHQCCRSSG, encoded by the coding sequence ATGCTACGAACACTTATGGGGGCTTTCGCCAGTATCCTGATTTTCACGTCTGTTTCGTCTGCTCAAGTGACGAACGCCACACTTACGGGCACGGTTGCCGATACGACCGGCGCCGCAGTTCCTGGAGCCCATTTCCACGTCGAAAACTCCGCGACGAACGCAAGCCAGGACACAGTGACCAACGCCTCCGGCGTCTACAACGTCGGCCGGTTGCTGCCCGGCCCTTATACCGTCACGGTCGATGCCAACGGCTTCAAAAGAAAGATCCAGACCGAAATCACTCTGACCGTAGGACAGAATGCCACCGTCGATATCGCGCTCGAGGTAGGAAGCACCAACGAGACCGTCACAGTGACAGGCGGCGCGGCCCTCGTGAATACAACCAACAGCGAGATCAGCCAGGTCATCGGCGAGAACTCCGTCAAAGAGCTTCCGCTCAATGGCCGCAATCCCGCGAATCTGGTCTTTCTGACTCCAGGTATCAGCAACGTCATGTTTTCTACGGCCAGCAAATTACAGGGAGGTCAGTCCCTCCCGGATGAAACCGGAGCCTCCGCGGGCGGCGGCAGACAGGGGAGCACTTACTATCTCCTCGATGGTGCGCCGAATATGAACACCTACCTGCTACTGGCAGCGCCGTTTCCAAATTCGGACGCGACCCAGGAGTTCAAAGTCATCTCCAACAACTTCGATGCCCGCTACGGTTTCGCACCGAATGCAGTGGTCAGCGTGCAAACGAAATCGGGCACCAATCAGATTCACGGCGACCTTTTCGAGTTCATTCGCAATAACAACCTGAACGCCGCGAACTACTTCTCGCACGCCGTCGATTCACTGAAGAGAAATCAATTTGGTGGCGACGTCGGAGGCCCGATCCTCAAAGACAAGCTCTTCTTCTTTGTGAACTACCAGGGAACTAGGGAAAGCACCAACGCAGCAAGGAATACGACATATACGCCGACCCAGGCGATGCTCAACGGCGATTTCAGTGCGGTACCCACAACCCTTAAGGCTCCGTTCGCTACGGTCAACGGAAAGCCGAATCAGGTCAACCCTGCTCTCTTCAACAGTGCCGCAGTGACGATCGCAACGACCGCCCTCCCTCTCGGACAGACGCCAGCGACCGGTTTGACGAATTATGCCGGACCGGCTCAGCACGACTCCTATAACGAAGGAACGGCGAGGATCGATTACACGATCAACGACAATCAACATCTCTTCGTCCGCAGCTTCACCCAGTATTACAACCAGAAGGGAGGTTCCGTGAATGGGAACATTCTGGCGTGGCTGCAGGCAATACCAGGCAAATACTTCAATGAGGCTATTGGCCACACCTGGGCGATCAATGCGAAAACCTTGAACAATATCACCCTGGACAGGCGAACATGTGAATGCGGCTGGCACAGTCAGAGACAATTAAGGAGATGCCTTCTGCTGGTCGAAAGTCATCAATGTTGTCGATCCTCCGGATAG
- the cas2 gene encoding CRISPR-associated endonuclease Cas2, with the protein MRSSYLVCYDISDDKRLEKVFKLIRGFGGHLQFCVFECQFTASDLVRCREALRTIIPHEECRLDPSANRAFAELSHFFPTVVG; encoded by the coding sequence ATGCGGAGTTCTTATCTTGTCTGTTACGACATTTCGGATGATAAGCGCCTGGAGAAGGTCTTCAAGCTGATACGCGGATTTGGAGGTCACCTTCAGTTTTGCGTGTTTGAGTGCCAATTCACGGCATCGGACCTGGTTCGTTGCCGGGAAGCCTTGCGCACGATCATTCCTCACGAAGAGTGTCGGCTTGATCCTTCGGCGAACAGAGCATTTGCGGAACTTTCACATTTTTTCCCAACAGTCGTCGGTTGA
- the cas3g gene encoding type I-G CRISPR-associated helicase/endonuclease Cas3g: MKESIGMNNGQETLRDVIVFAKQFEILTGFTPMRWQQRLYDEYFANGALPSSVSMPTGLGKTAVMAIWLVALAQQMKSGQVSLPRRMVYVVDRRAVVDQATHFAEDLRANLQNIEAIELRDALGLGEAEALPISTLRGQFVDNRDWLEDPSHPAIIVGTVDMVGSRLLFEGYGVSPKMRPYHAGLLGADTLVLLDEAHLVPPFEALLAEIAENAGRYGSQEKALGALIPKFQLLPLSATGRRQTARPFVLEERDFRNPDDAIVLPRLFAEKHLTLHAKSGEKLEDGLAKLAWAAARETQEPNNGENTNTSLKPVRVIVYCDSRDVAEKTKAALDKKAEETVSKGRTELFVGARRVRERTMAEQRLKELGFLADTGKQTAPAFLVATSAGEVGIDLDADHLVCDLVAWERMVQRFGRVNRRGGENRLANIVVIDEGEPQPKKQEAPTADEQMRIRIYRGVKQLLEKLRDVHSATISVSPESLRQLNERASKDDTLRQLIADASSPAPLRPALNRALVDAWSMTSLPEHTGRPEIAPWLRGWVDEEPQTTVVWRKYLPVRTKPQVTKKEIEDFFEAAPIHTSETLETEAFSVMKWLKARASKFDVEVNDHVCGILLTVDGKFAQALYVKDLLGDLESDKERHKDIEKKLTGKTLVLTANFGGLKDGLLKKDEKDGWLSPDRERLQLPETADGDAHWMDTDGETPPVIRFRIVERDTKSAEDSDDAWLESQRFVLERSDDGEITRWLSIQKWRDTSNTENDRAEGRPQALAEHQCWTTKRAEAIGKRLGLPEDYIAMLAIAARLHDEGKRARCWQKAFQAERDKKKFGISGDLAKTRGPIHQQMLGGYRHEFGSLPHAKDDAEFKKLPEELQDLALHLIAAHHGYARPLIATSGCDDAPPSMLEERACEVALRFARLQKRWGPWGLAWWESLLRAADVQASRDNDKREKN; the protein is encoded by the coding sequence ATGAAAGAGTCGATCGGCATGAATAACGGGCAAGAAACACTGAGAGATGTGATAGTGTTTGCCAAGCAATTTGAAATACTGACAGGCTTCACGCCAATGAGGTGGCAACAGCGCCTGTACGACGAATACTTTGCTAACGGCGCGTTGCCTTCTTCGGTCAGCATGCCCACAGGTCTGGGTAAGACAGCGGTCATGGCTATTTGGCTGGTTGCTTTGGCACAGCAGATGAAGTCAGGCCAAGTCAGTTTGCCACGCCGTATGGTTTATGTGGTGGACCGCCGCGCTGTGGTCGACCAGGCGACGCATTTTGCCGAAGACCTGCGCGCTAATCTTCAGAATATTGAAGCCATAGAGCTGCGTGACGCACTAGGGTTGGGAGAGGCCGAAGCCCTACCCATCTCCACTTTGCGGGGCCAATTCGTAGATAACCGCGACTGGTTGGAAGACCCATCGCATCCTGCCATCATCGTCGGCACGGTCGACATGGTCGGCTCACGGCTGCTCTTCGAGGGCTATGGAGTCAGCCCCAAGATGCGGCCTTATCACGCTGGACTACTTGGAGCAGACACGCTGGTGCTGCTGGACGAGGCGCATCTGGTTCCACCTTTTGAAGCGCTGCTGGCCGAGATCGCCGAAAATGCTGGACGATATGGTTCGCAGGAGAAAGCACTTGGAGCACTGATTCCGAAATTTCAACTATTGCCACTATCAGCCACCGGGCGCAGACAAACGGCGCGCCCGTTTGTGCTGGAAGAAAGGGATTTTCGTAATCCCGATGATGCCATCGTCCTGCCACGCCTTTTCGCAGAAAAGCACCTGACCTTGCATGCAAAAAGCGGCGAGAAACTCGAAGATGGCTTGGCCAAGCTAGCCTGGGCCGCCGCACGAGAGACGCAAGAACCAAACAACGGCGAGAATACGAATACTAGTCTCAAGCCCGTGCGTGTCATCGTCTACTGCGATTCGCGCGACGTGGCGGAAAAAACCAAGGCTGCGCTTGACAAAAAAGCCGAGGAAACCGTCTCCAAAGGAAGAACAGAGCTTTTCGTAGGCGCACGCCGGGTGAGAGAACGCACCATGGCCGAACAGCGGTTGAAGGAATTGGGGTTTCTTGCAGACACTGGTAAGCAAACGGCGCCAGCCTTCCTTGTGGCTACTTCGGCAGGTGAAGTCGGCATAGACCTGGATGCTGACCATCTGGTTTGCGATCTGGTGGCCTGGGAACGAATGGTGCAACGCTTCGGGCGCGTGAACCGGCGCGGAGGCGAAAATCGGCTAGCGAATATAGTGGTCATTGATGAAGGCGAGCCCCAACCTAAAAAGCAGGAAGCGCCGACTGCCGATGAGCAGATGCGCATACGCATCTACCGAGGCGTCAAGCAACTGCTCGAAAAATTGCGTGACGTTCATAGCGCGACAATCAGCGTCAGTCCTGAATCTTTGCGCCAACTGAATGAACGCGCCAGCAAGGACGACACCCTGCGTCAACTCATCGCTGATGCCAGTTCTCCTGCGCCGCTGCGTCCGGCACTGAACCGCGCGCTGGTGGATGCCTGGAGCATGACCTCTCTGCCAGAACATACCGGGCGGCCTGAAATCGCACCTTGGCTGCGTGGCTGGGTGGACGAGGAGCCGCAAACGACGGTGGTGTGGCGCAAGTACCTGCCGGTGCGTACAAAGCCGCAGGTGACGAAAAAAGAAATCGAGGATTTCTTCGAGGCTGCGCCGATCCATACGAGCGAAACGCTGGAAACGGAAGCATTCTCCGTTATGAAGTGGTTGAAGGCTCGGGCCAGTAAATTCGACGTAGAAGTAAACGATCATGTATGCGGCATATTGCTGACTGTGGATGGCAAGTTCGCCCAAGCCTTGTATGTGAAGGACTTGCTGGGTGATTTAGAAAGTGACAAAGAGCGCCATAAAGACATAGAGAAAAAACTGACAGGCAAAACTCTCGTCCTCACTGCGAACTTCGGTGGCTTGAAGGATGGCTTGCTAAAAAAGGACGAGAAAGATGGCTGGTTGAGTCCCGACAGGGAGAGGTTGCAATTGCCTGAAACTGCCGATGGCGATGCGCACTGGATGGATACAGACGGAGAGACGCCGCCCGTTATTCGCTTCCGCATCGTCGAACGCGATACGAAGTCCGCAGAAGACAGCGATGATGCCTGGCTTGAAAGCCAGCGCTTTGTGTTGGAACGTAGCGACGACGGCGAAATCACGCGCTGGCTCTCCATCCAGAAATGGCGCGACACCTCGAACACCGAGAACGACCGCGCGGAAGGGCGGCCACAGGCGCTGGCTGAGCACCAGTGCTGGACAACGAAGCGTGCAGAAGCGATTGGTAAACGGCTCGGTCTTCCAGAGGACTATATCGCCATGCTGGCAATCGCCGCGCGATTGCACGACGAAGGCAAGCGCGCCAGGTGCTGGCAGAAAGCCTTCCAGGCAGAGCGTGACAAGAAGAAATTTGGCATATCGGGCGACTTGGCCAAAACGCGCGGCCCTATCCATCAACAAATGCTGGGCGGTTACCGGCACGAATTTGGTTCGCTACCCCATGCGAAAGATGACGCCGAGTTCAAGAAGCTCCCGGAAGAACTGCAAGACCTTGCCTTGCATCTGATTGCCGCACATCACGGTTACGCACGGCCCTTGATCGCTACCAGTGGCTGTGATGATGCGCCTCCTTCAATGTTGGAAGAACGCGCCTGCGAAGTGGCCCTGCGCTTTGCCCGCCTGCAAAAACGTTGGGGGCCGTGGGGCCTGGCATGGTGGGAATCGCTGCTGCGCGCTGCCGATGTGCAGGCGTCGCGTGACAACGACAAGAGGGAGAAGAACTGA
- the cas8g2 gene encoding type I-G CRISPR-associated protein Cas8g2: MAESKIPVDLFNPGQVFACLGFMELADVLLGDAEAGFDWSDKEQVWFRLAANGDECPFKAAIEFVIGADLKSLSPSANKINTAKWNVQTREIGEDEAFPFPSPNSPATLPIELSRDGRVFQVNHWGDGTVRDNVKFWAGSGGYPGAALWRDAVDLVEKQALAHTANPFALRAPQSSSFRFDWHRDYIPLDAGFSPNEHGDIEMVGYPLVELFAAIGMTHARPQRPDKRNKLLYRYGVIGSDAQDAGLLAPPLLRVALGAHVLPFPQRCFRMNLGWPGQENQARCITTVTEE, encoded by the coding sequence ATGGCCGAATCAAAAATCCCGGTGGACTTGTTCAACCCGGGCCAGGTGTTCGCCTGCCTCGGCTTCATGGAACTGGCTGATGTGCTGCTCGGCGATGCCGAAGCGGGGTTTGATTGGAGTGATAAGGAGCAGGTCTGGTTTCGCCTCGCAGCGAATGGAGACGAATGCCCGTTCAAGGCTGCAATCGAATTTGTAATAGGTGCAGATCTTAAATCCTTATCACCCTCGGCCAATAAAATAAATACAGCAAAGTGGAATGTGCAGACGAGAGAGATCGGTGAAGATGAGGCATTTCCCTTTCCTTCGCCAAATAGCCCCGCCACCTTACCCATTGAACTTTCCAGGGACGGCAGGGTATTTCAAGTAAATCACTGGGGCGACGGCACTGTGCGCGACAACGTGAAATTTTGGGCAGGTTCGGGCGGGTATCCGGGGGCAGCATTGTGGCGCGATGCGGTGGACTTGGTAGAAAAGCAAGCGCTTGCTCACACTGCCAATCCTTTCGCACTGCGAGCACCACAGAGCAGCAGTTTTCGGTTTGACTGGCACAGAGATTACATTCCATTAGATGCAGGGTTCTCGCCGAACGAGCATGGGGACATCGAGATGGTGGGTTACCCGCTGGTGGAGTTGTTTGCAGCCATAGGCATGACTCATGCACGTCCACAGCGGCCTGACAAGCGCAACAAGCTCTTGTATCGCTATGGCGTCATTGGTAGCGATGCGCAAGATGCAGGGCTACTCGCTCCGCCCCTCTTGCGTGTCGCGCTCGGCGCGCATGTACTGCCGTTTCCACAGCGTTGCTTCCGCATGAATTTGGGTTGGCCGGGTCAGGAAAATCAGGCTCGTTGCATTACGACGGTGACCGAAGAATGA
- the cas7g gene encoding type I-G CRISPR-associated RAMP protein Csb1/Cas7g, translated as MSTAEITVTEELLDQWATDPNGPVALHLKQKLLPVEGEGGVIFPPTYADIGYNIDTLSDGTKVATIDSVGSQANRMEPIFKSIKNEKGEELNPLAALVPQVEIILNPVPDDQDAKKKLVKRLASSEEIKKELEKKEIDELKQLWIANLERRQSLLDLAHRSADAVVKATPTLLPHINNAFQELNRNGNATPLCAIAPTSLLFGVWDSRDGTGEKRPRLVRSIIRAWDVEPLFSAAQFNSAWKSLDEAQQEELEKEAQAKRVKLSERGFADAPVVFRKVSQNAAKQMTEFRNGSPNPERRTLGGVLAKGPIYRDVTINLVALRALRGADGETEQIRKYLLSLALLAATSELELSLREGCLLRYADEKDEWKMVPRRGAPISIAGFPDRDDLVKLATTAAEPFKARWPNEKDNAGEERPLPLEHKFDLAAAKKIIAKKDAEEETTTP; from the coding sequence ATGAGCACCGCTGAAATCACCGTCACCGAAGAATTACTCGACCAATGGGCCACCGACCCAAACGGTCCAGTCGCCTTACACTTGAAGCAGAAGCTGCTGCCTGTGGAGGGCGAAGGCGGCGTGATCTTTCCGCCGACCTATGCGGACATCGGCTACAACATCGACACGTTGTCCGACGGCACCAAGGTGGCGACCATCGATAGCGTAGGTTCACAGGCCAATCGCATGGAACCGATATTCAAGTCGATTAAGAACGAAAAGGGCGAGGAGTTGAATCCGCTGGCCGCGCTTGTGCCGCAGGTGGAAATTATTTTGAACCCCGTGCCTGATGACCAGGATGCAAAGAAAAAGCTGGTCAAAAGGCTGGCTTCTTCTGAAGAAATAAAAAAAGAACTCGAAAAGAAAGAAATTGATGAACTGAAACAACTTTGGATCGCCAATTTGGAGCGGCGGCAATCGCTTCTGGACTTGGCGCACCGCAGCGCCGATGCCGTGGTGAAGGCCACGCCCACGCTGTTGCCACACATCAACAATGCGTTTCAAGAACTCAACCGCAACGGCAACGCCACCCCCTTATGCGCTATTGCGCCAACTTCGCTTTTGTTCGGCGTGTGGGATTCGCGCGATGGAACGGGCGAGAAGCGTCCCCGGCTTGTGCGCTCCATCATTCGGGCGTGGGATGTTGAGCCGCTGTTCTCTGCCGCGCAATTCAATTCTGCATGGAAGTCACTGGACGAGGCGCAGCAGGAAGAGCTCGAAAAGGAAGCGCAGGCCAAGAGAGTCAAGCTGTCTGAAAGGGGATTTGCGGATGCGCCTGTTGTATTCAGGAAGGTCAGCCAGAACGCGGCCAAGCAGATGACAGAGTTTCGCAACGGTTCTCCGAACCCAGAGCGCCGCACGCTCGGCGGCGTGCTTGCCAAAGGCCCGATTTATCGCGATGTCACCATCAATCTCGTTGCGCTACGGGCATTGCGTGGTGCGGATGGTGAAACGGAGCAGATTCGCAAATACTTACTGAGCCTTGCCTTGCTCGCCGCGACTTCTGAACTTGAACTGTCCCTGCGCGAAGGCTGTCTGCTTCGTTACGCTGATGAGAAGGACGAATGGAAAATGGTTCCGCGCCGTGGCGCACCGATATCTATTGCCGGCTTTCCTGACCGCGACGACCTCGTGAAACTGGCAACGACTGCTGCCGAACCGTTCAAGGCGAGGTGGCCGAACGAGAAGGACAATGCGGGGGAAGAAAGACCTCTTCCGCTTGAACACAAGTTTGATCTCGCGGCGGCCAAGAAAATCATTGCCAAGAAGGATGCGGAAGAAGAAACAACTACGCCATGA